One stretch of Daphnia pulicaria isolate SC F1-1A chromosome 8, SC_F0-13Bv2, whole genome shotgun sequence DNA includes these proteins:
- the LOC124312258 gene encoding proteasome subunit beta type-4-like: MYANPNSIINPSLWPNGPAPGCFFNFPGTGVTPTTSNGGIITRTQSPVTTGTSILGLIFDGGVMLAGDMLGSYGSMAKFRSIERIIKVNNSTVLGATGDIADFQHLQSIIEQKVIDEDCADDGFTLKPKALHTWLTRVLYNRRSKFDPLWNTFLVAGIEDGEPYLGCVDKIGTAFSDSKIATGYGAHIALPLMREGLEKKPQMTQEEARALLINCLRVLFYRDCRALNKHQIATITKEGVTIENNIELDTNWEVANFVVGYE, translated from the exons ATGTACGCTAATCCAAACTCCATTATCAATCCTTCATTGTGGCCTAACGGTCCTGCACCGGGAtgcttttttaactttcctgGAACCGGTGTCACCCCTACCACATCCAATGGAGGCATCATCACACGAACTCA ATCACCAGTGACAACAGGTACTTCAATCCTTGGTCTGATATTTGATGGTGGTGTCATGCTGGCTGGTGATATGTTGGGATCTTATGGCAGTATGGCAAAGTTTCGATCAATTGAAAGGATCATCAAGGTGAACAACTCTACTGTGCTTGGAGCTACTGGAGATATTGCTGATTTCCAGCATTTGCAATCCATCATTGAACAGAAAGT GATTGATGAAGATTGTGCTGATGATGGTTTCACGTTGAAGCCAAAGGCTCTGCACACCTGGTTGACCAGAGTGCTCTACAATAGACGATCAAAATTTGACCCACTTTGGAACACATTTCTGGTGGCAGGTATTGAGGATGGCGAGCCGTATTTGGGCTGTGTAGACAAGATCGGCACCGCTTTCAGTGACTCCAAGATTGCTACCGGGTATGGAGCTCATATTGCTCTGCCTCTGATGCGTGAGGGCTTGGAAAAGAAACCGCAAATGACACAAGAAGAAGCTCGCGCCTTGCTCATCAACTGTCTTAGAGTCCTATTCTATCGCGACTGTCGAGCTTTGAATAAG CATCAAATCGCTACCATAACGAAGGAAGGAGTGACCATTGAAAACAACATTGAATTGGACACTAACTGGGAGGTAGCcaattttgttgttggctACGAGTAA